Proteins from one Sulfurovum sp. TSL1 genomic window:
- the edd gene encoding phosphogluconate dehydratase, with protein MNEVIQKVTDRIRERSLESRAIYLDRIASAKGHGVNRNALGCSNLAHAMAPMEEREKASLAGLESPNIAIVTAYNDMLSAHEPYKLYPPLIKRTLMDLGATAQVAGGVPAMCDGVTQSQPGMELSLFSRDNIAMGTAIALSHNVYDGALYLGVCDKIVPGLVIGALAFGHLPGVFVPAGPMPSGISNAQKAKVRQEFAQGKVSEDALLKVESASYHSSGTCTFYGTANSNQMLLEMMGLQLPNSSFVNTNTPLREALTAHAAKTVVTMTELRGTYKPVAEIVDEKSFVNAIVGLMATGGSTNHTIHLIAMARAAGIILNWDDFDAISKVTPLLCKMYPNGQADVNHFRDAGGMSVVISQLLDAGLVHNDVETIVGRGLDAYIVEPAMRENTLSFEPGPRVSRNIEVISSTQRPFSEEGGLKLLNGNLGRSVIKTSALKPEQFFIEAPAVVFESQEALKEAFHKGELERDFIAVVRYQGPKANGMPELHGLMPPLGALQDKGYKVAIITDGRMSGASGKVPSAIHFSPEALDGGLLAKVRTGDRIRFDAKKGEIMLLVEDTELQERTLDVPDLSANTHGFGRELFVAVRQSVGMAEEGASLFDISGKERA; from the coding sequence ATGAATGAAGTTATACAAAAAGTGACAGACAGAATTCGTGAACGTTCTCTGGAGAGTAGAGCGATTTACCTGGATCGCATTGCATCAGCCAAAGGACACGGTGTCAACCGTAATGCATTGGGTTGCAGTAATTTAGCACATGCTATGGCACCGATGGAAGAGCGTGAAAAAGCATCGCTTGCAGGTTTGGAAAGTCCCAATATCGCTATCGTCACAGCCTATAACGATATGCTCTCTGCACATGAGCCGTATAAACTCTATCCGCCATTGATCAAACGTACCTTGATGGATCTGGGTGCCACTGCACAGGTCGCAGGCGGGGTACCTGCAATGTGTGATGGTGTCACCCAGTCACAGCCTGGTATGGAGTTGAGTCTTTTCAGCCGTGACAATATTGCCATGGGCACTGCGATAGCGCTTTCACATAATGTCTATGATGGTGCACTCTATCTTGGTGTGTGCGATAAGATCGTTCCGGGACTTGTGATCGGTGCATTGGCCTTTGGTCATCTTCCGGGGGTATTTGTTCCTGCAGGTCCTATGCCTTCGGGTATTTCCAATGCGCAAAAAGCAAAAGTACGTCAAGAATTTGCTCAAGGAAAGGTGAGTGAAGATGCACTGCTGAAAGTCGAGTCTGCTTCGTATCACAGTAGCGGAACCTGTACTTTTTACGGTACGGCAAACTCCAACCAGATGTTACTTGAGATGATGGGGCTACAGCTTCCAAACAGCTCTTTTGTCAATACAAACACGCCTTTGCGGGAAGCATTGACCGCACATGCGGCAAAAACGGTTGTAACGATGACAGAGTTAAGGGGAACCTACAAACCTGTCGCAGAGATCGTTGATGAAAAAAGTTTTGTCAATGCCATCGTAGGGCTGATGGCCACAGGGGGATCTACGAATCACACGATCCATCTTATTGCGATGGCAAGAGCTGCAGGGATCATACTGAACTGGGATGATTTTGATGCGATATCCAAAGTCACGCCTCTGCTCTGTAAAATGTATCCAAACGGGCAGGCAGATGTGAACCATTTTAGAGATGCAGGCGGTATGAGCGTCGTGATCTCACAACTTCTGGATGCCGGACTTGTACATAACGATGTGGAGACGATCGTAGGCAGAGGTCTGGATGCTTATATCGTTGAACCTGCTATGCGCGAAAACACTTTGAGCTTTGAACCAGGTCCTCGGGTCTCACGCAACATTGAGGTGATCTCAAGTACGCAGAGACCATTTAGTGAAGAGGGAGGGCTGAAACTGCTCAATGGAAACCTTGGGCGAAGTGTCATCAAGACCTCGGCACTGAAACCTGAACAGTTCTTTATAGAGGCACCGGCGGTCGTTTTTGAATCTCAGGAGGCTTTAAAGGAGGCATTTCATAAGGGGGAACTGGAAAGAGACTTTATCGCTGTAGTGCGTTATCAGGGTCCAAAGGCCAACGGAATGCCTGAGTTACACGGACTCATGCCGCCGCTTGGTGCACTTCAGGACAAGGGGTATAAAGTTGCCATCATCACAGATGGACGGATGTCCGGTGCATCGGGTAAAGTGCCTTCAGCCATTCACTTTTCTCCCGAAGCACTGGATGGAGGGTTGCTGGCAAAGGTCAGAACAGGCGACAGGATCCGTTTTGATGCAAAAAAAGGGGAGATCATGCTTTTGGTCGAGGATACGGAGTTACAAGAACGTACTCTTGATGTGCCTGATCTTAGTGCCAATACCCATGGGTTCGGTAGAGAGCTTTTTGTCGCTGTCCGTCAGAGTGTAGGTATGGCAGAGGAGGGCGCAAGTCTGTTTGATATTTCCGGTAAGGAGCGCGCATGA
- the pgl gene encoding 6-phosphogluconolactonase, giving the protein MMSRTVHAFSEQEALIEALSQNIVDNLQKAIEEKGKASLIVSGGSTPKPLFETLRKAALEWDKVWVGLCDERWIDVSKEESNEHFVKKYLLQEEAAKAHFVGMYCADTDIYTAQKRCSKKMKEMLYPFDVLILGMGTDAHTASLFPENIKLEEAFDLKNPNFCISIEPKSAPYIRMSLTLHAILSAKHIYIHFEGKEKIAVFEEAITGEDIYAMPIRSVLNQEIKEIEVFYR; this is encoded by the coding sequence ATGATGAGTAGAACTGTACATGCTTTTAGCGAACAAGAAGCACTTATAGAAGCACTAAGTCAAAACATAGTGGACAATCTTCAAAAAGCGATTGAGGAAAAAGGAAAGGCCTCTTTGATCGTTTCAGGAGGAAGTACACCCAAACCTCTTTTTGAAACACTCAGAAAAGCAGCATTGGAGTGGGATAAAGTATGGGTAGGTCTTTGTGACGAACGATGGATCGATGTTTCCAAAGAAGAGAGCAATGAACATTTTGTCAAAAAATATCTGCTCCAAGAAGAAGCAGCGAAGGCTCACTTTGTAGGGATGTATTGTGCAGATACAGATATCTATACGGCTCAAAAGAGATGTTCAAAAAAGATGAAAGAGATGCTTTATCCTTTTGATGTACTCATTTTGGGTATGGGGACCGATGCACACACGGCATCTCTTTTCCCTGAGAATATCAAACTTGAAGAGGCTTTTGATCTTAAAAATCCAAATTTTTGCATCTCGATCGAACCGAAAAGCGCACCTTATATACGGATGAGTTTAACCCTGCATGCGATCTTGAGTGCCAAACATATCTATATCCATTTTGAAGGCAAAGAGAAAATTGCTGTGTTTGAAGAAGCGATCACAGGAGAAGATATTTATGCGATGCCTATACGCAGCGTATTGAACCAAGAGATTAAAGAGATAGAGGTATTTTACCGATGA
- the zwf gene encoding glucose-6-phosphate dehydrogenase, producing the protein MDAMVSLCDITIFGGHGDLAFRKLMPALYHLSNSGYLDEKCRIITATRVPMSNDEHCDLVKSKLKEFLSDNAFEEEKFEYFRAQLHVVTIEFDILESYTGLKALLDAYPERERVNYLSTAPDFFGTICRSMSKLDLVTPQSRVVLEKPIGRDLESSRVINVEVLKYFEESQIYRIDHYLGKDTVQNIMALRFSNRFFMPLWNSNHIDHVQITVAESVGVEGRWGYYDDYGAMRDMVQNHLMQLLCLVAMEPPCSLDADSVRDEKVKVLRSLRKMTPADIEQKTVRAQYAKGSSEGMPVPGYLEGEGVENSTTETFAALRVDIDNWRWNGVPFYLRSGKRMRRRNSEIVIHFKGVPHSIFANQGKSISENKLVIALQPKESIHLQLMNKVPGLSEQMMLKPVELELNTPLKVAHKPDAYERLLLDVIRANPTLFMRLDEVEAAWKWADVILDGWAEDMVPMKSYNAGTDGPSAAVQLIARSGRSWHDE; encoded by the coding sequence ATGGATGCAATGGTAAGTTTATGTGATATTACTATTTTTGGCGGGCATGGAGACCTGGCATTCAGGAAATTGATGCCTGCACTGTATCATCTGAGCAACAGTGGCTATCTGGATGAGAAGTGTCGTATTATCACCGCGACCAGAGTACCCATGAGCAATGATGAACATTGTGATCTGGTAAAGTCCAAACTGAAAGAATTTTTATCCGATAATGCGTTTGAAGAGGAAAAATTTGAATACTTTAGAGCACAACTTCATGTGGTCACCATTGAGTTTGATATCTTAGAGAGCTATACAGGGCTCAAAGCGTTATTGGATGCGTATCCGGAAAGAGAAAGAGTGAACTATCTCTCCACCGCACCGGATTTTTTTGGTACGATCTGCAGGTCTATGAGCAAACTGGATCTGGTCACTCCGCAAAGCAGGGTCGTACTTGAAAAACCTATAGGGAGAGATCTTGAATCGTCACGTGTGATCAATGTGGAAGTACTTAAATATTTTGAGGAGTCACAGATCTACCGTATCGATCATTATCTGGGTAAAGATACCGTGCAAAATATTATGGCACTGCGTTTTTCAAACAGATTTTTTATGCCGTTGTGGAATTCAAATCATATTGATCATGTACAGATCACTGTGGCCGAGAGTGTCGGTGTTGAAGGACGGTGGGGATATTATGATGATTATGGTGCGATGCGTGATATGGTACAAAATCACCTGATGCAGCTGCTTTGTCTTGTAGCGATGGAGCCTCCCTGTTCCCTTGATGCGGACAGTGTACGTGATGAGAAGGTGAAGGTACTCCGTTCACTTCGTAAGATGACCCCTGCGGATATCGAACAGAAAACAGTACGTGCACAGTATGCAAAAGGTTCAAGTGAAGGCATGCCTGTACCGGGTTACCTTGAGGGTGAGGGCGTGGAAAACAGTACCACTGAAACCTTTGCCGCACTTCGTGTAGATATAGATAACTGGCGATGGAACGGTGTACCTTTTTATCTGAGAAGCGGTAAACGCATGAGACGCCGGAATTCTGAGATCGTGATCCATTTTAAAGGGGTACCGCATTCTATTTTTGCCAACCAGGGTAAATCTATTTCAGAGAACAAACTGGTCATTGCACTGCAGCCCAAAGAGAGTATCCATCTGCAACTGATGAATAAAGTCCCCGGTCTCAGTGAACAGATGATGTTAAAACCTGTGGAGCTCGAGCTCAATACGCCTTTAAAGGTAGCGCATAAACCGGACGCCTATGAACGGTTGCTTCTGGATGTGATCCGTGCGAATCCGACACTCTTTATGCGTTTGGATGAAGTGGAAGCAGCGTGGAAATGGGCCGATGTGATACTGGACGGCTGGGCTGAAGATATGGTACCTATGAAAAGCTACAATGCGGGAACGGATGGACCCAGTGCCGCGGTACAGCTGATCGCAAGAAGCGGCAGGAGCTGGCATGATGAGTAG